The sequence AGTTTTACAGATCTATTAAAGTAGTCTGAGAGATCTCAAGAAAACACTAATGTTAAATAAGTGCTATTGAATCCAAGTGGTAatacaattttttcttccttagatTCACAACATATAACTGTGcccaaaatactgttttccatCAACTTACAAGAGACACATAATAACCACTTCTTGTATCACTTGCTTATAAAagatataatttatatattcattGGAGGATCAAACTGGAGTACCTGTACTCTTGTGATATGGTAGCAGTACTTCTTTTATCACAGAGGCAAGGTGTTCACACAcccttttcttctgtaagaagatattttttctttcactttgaaaGAATCTTATGAGGGGAAGCAacattgttttttcattatgCAAATTACTTGCCCAGGCATCTTGATCTGAATGTTACATGTTACTTTCCCCTATATTTATAAGAAAGATGCATAGATCTTCAGATGATGTATTACACAATGTTGCATAAGAGATTTTTCTCTGTGGCTATTTATTCAAAACTTCTTGTGTATTATATTCTCTTTGGTGTTTTCTGTTCATCAGCCATAActctaaaaatgaaacaataaattatataaatacattaaataaaaaaaaactcataaaaGACTTTTATCTTAGTTTCTGTGATATGTATGAGAAAATTATCAGTAGTTGCCACAAGATAAAACTGCAATAGTATTTGTTTATACTGTTTATAACAAACAAACTTGGCATCCTTGATTGTGTTTAAATAAACCCTTTTTGCATGCCTTTGAATGATTAGTTAGGAAATATGCACACAAGATCGTTTTCACAGATCAAAAACTTGGCCTGAGTTTAGATCATCATTCAGCTTCTGCTCTGGCATGGTTTGTATTTGTGATATCCCAGTTTAAATAGTCAAGAGGATCCTGAATGTAAGGATAAgtgaaaatttgaaattatttgtagCTGTTTGTATTACTATGATTTTCTATGttcaatatatttttgcttattgttcaatatattttttctttaattatctTTTGGTATAGTCATTAACTGAAGTGTCCTGCAAGCCCTCCTGGTACAGAGAAAAATCCATTTGGATGCTTGAGTTATCATGCACTAGTTATAAAGCTTCTATTTAGAAAAATGCTCAATGTCTTTTCTTGTCCAGGGGGTGGAAAAATATTGTATTCCAAATGTGCAAAAACTAACAGCAAGGACAAACAGAGGTTTTCCAAGGCAAGTTGCCCTTGTCCTCCTAGCATGCctattttaataatgtaattatGACATTGTCATCCCTTCCTTGCCATAACATTTCTCCTTCAAAGTCTACCAGTCCATGTTTCCTGGCTCTCATGAGAATCCCAACAACCTTATCTGAAATACGAACGTATCTCTCAAAGAGCTCCCCGAAAGTGACTTGGATCTTGCTGTCACGCCGTGGTTTAGCCATTGACTCAATGATGAAGCACAAGTCCCTGATCTCCCGGTGAATGTGGGCCTCAGCTCTCTTGGCCCTTTCAGCAGTTTTGGTTCCTTCCTTTGGACGGCCATACCCTTCGTCTCCTTTGTGCAGGCGTGTGGACATGGCCAGGTCGTGGTCAAATTCTTCGCTGAAGGGATTCAGCTTCTGTGATGTGATGTGCTGGTCTGCCCATTCCTGCCACCTGTCCTTCAGGCTATTAACGGGGCTGTATTTCCTGTGAGCCTTAGTGCTTCTTTCCTCACTGAGCTTGCTTGCgctggaagaaacaaaaacactattTGAGTTTTGCATTTCATCATTTAATTACAGTCCTGGTACTAGTCTTAATACTAACATGTACTGTGTTTTTCCAGACCAGATGCTAACCACCAGGTGGCATGTTTTCACCAGTTCTAAACTAGTACTTTGAGGGTTTTTAGTCCACGTTTCAGATGgcattcaaaaacaaattcactGACAACAGCTTGATTTCATCTATGCTACCACCTTCTAGCTTAGTTTTGAACCCATTTTGGCTGAATTCTGTAGGGATATGAGACAGTATGCTGCTGATTGCCTGCACCTTCATTCAGTCACATAGCTCCCCATTTTTGTCTGCACTGCAGAGCCTGAAATCTGCCTGACTTAATGTTACAGGTGACAGTAACTGCAAGTGTACAGACTGGGGCCTCACCTATTTTTGACTGAAGCACAGAGGGCAGTGTCTGGAAAAATCTGTTCCTTCTAATAGGtgttaaattcagaaaaaaataaaaaataataaaataataaaaaaagacaaaagtacAGTAGCTCTGCCTATACATATTTTATCTATGATTCTGAACAATTTTTGAAGTACAAAATTCATGTTCCTTTAGGCAGGTGTATGAGGCTAGAAGAAACTTAAGGCTACTGAAATTTGTGTCAAGGTCAAAGGATGAAGAGATCTTAACAGATCTCGTGCATGTTCATGTTTGTAGCAGCATTTTATTACTGGATGGCTGCAGGCAGACAGATTCTTGATGCTCTTTCCTCTAGTGACCAATCTCACATGTTGCGGGGGAGTTATAGATAGTCTGAGCTAGTCTTTGTGCTGTCCACATCCTGTCACTGCATCTGTATAGAGCTTGCCTAGGGAGTATGTTGTGCTGTGGCTATGCTGaagtaatttgttttctaatactTTTAGTCCCCAGAAGGCCGCTCTGAAACCACCCCAGTAATATCTGCTGAATATTAACAGGAACAGTCAGAACAAAACTACAGTTAGCAAAACAGTACAGAAGACTACaaacctgctgcctgctgcccatTGCTTTGTTTCCTACTAAACTTGTTGAAAGGAGAAGACAACCAAGTGAGATGGCGTGCTCTAAAGGCTTTGTTGTTcttgtgtgttggtttttttttttttcttgatttttttttttaattaaactgtctAACAAGTactctcatcttttctttctgaaccctatatttcttttatagctGAATACTATTATCCTTATCACCTTTTCAGTGGTTGAGGAAAACATCGTATCTATCCTTTTGCTTTTATGATGCCCTAAGTGGATTTGGAAGTTCCATATTGTTAACtacctttttttaaatgcatcttcCAGTTCTGATTCCCAAAGTGCAATTTTCCTTATTGTTTAGCTTGTTGATGAGCTAACACAGAAAGCTGTCATAGACCTAGAATCCTTTTTTGCCATGTCTGTACAGTGCCTAATACAATAGATTGTGAATCCAAAATGAGGATTGTGAGCTTAACCCAATGTAACAAGTCTGTTACCTGTAAGAGTCAAAGAAGTTTACCTGCTAACCAAAGTGATAACCAAATTGCATTCTGAACTTGTATGACAGTGTTGCCCATGCCCTGTGTTCCCTACTGTCCTGTCTCTAGGGAAAATGCATGAATCCTTTCGTAATGTTTTGAATTTCATATCTCTGCTGTGCCCCTTTGCCTcctaaacagaaatgaaatagtaTTTCTAGGCCTGTAGAAGTTAACATTCACTCTACTAAGGAAGCAGCCTGAGTGCAGTAAATGTTGCAGCTGGAGGTCACGAAGGTGCTGAtgtgagggaaaaaatgctggcactgatccttttttttcctgggacaTAGTGAGGAAAATAAGAGATGTGCTTTAAAAAGTCCATATACTTATGGACTTTTTGAAGAAGATTAAGCCAAACTGGAAAGTTCATAAAAACAGCAGgctaaaataatgtattttgaggctataaaaaataaatacataataatgggtagtttaaaaaaataaaataaatccagtcCTGATAATAGCACTATAAATGTAGAAAAAGATTCCTGACAGATTTCTGTGGAAGAGATGTCTGTAAGTAATAGAGAGGGTGTTATTTCTATCATTTGCACCTCAGTAAATATGGCTAATCTATTTTTCCCTAGGTAGCAGCCCTAAAATGAGACATATGGAGAAAACATATGTAAGGTTTAAAGGAAAGATAGCTGCTTTGCCTCTACTATCAATTTTTTAgtgagcaatttattttaattggcaTCATTTTCAGGTAAAATGGTGCTGTTTTCCTAATGtgtgaaatctgtgttttgaCAGTTCGTTTTTCTGCTAATTTCTGTCAAAGGACAGTGCGTGCAGTCCCTCCCAAAATTAGGGACCAGAGACTTTCAACCTCTGGGTTATTGGAGAACTTTTTCAGATTGACTTAACCATTTGTTCCTTGTGGGTGATGGCTGGTCAGTTATACAGCAAAGCATTGTTTAGTAACCAGTCTGAGTAGTTAAAATAGCTACCTGTGTTCAGGTATCTGTGCTGGAATTTACTTTGTGGTTGACGTAGTCCTGGTTTTAATGGTGGCCATGGTAACTGCTTGCTGGCAGTGGGGTACAAAACCTGGCTAGTTAGTGGGACTGGCAGAGTCTGTCATTCGCTGTCTGCAGAATGACCAGGAAGCCAGTTTTGATGTTCTCATTTGTGCTGGTTCCAGTTTCTGGTTTCTGAAATGGTGGTTAGGATACAGGATCGAGCATATAGGCCCTGGCCCTCTGAttcctgctgtcctgctggtCTTTCCCACACGGGCTAAGCGAGCGGGTGACACGCCTGCCTTCTCGTCTCAAACAGCCTCGTGCTCATCTCACACGCATGCAAGGCAGAGCACAAGATGGCAGAGACTCAGACCCCACCACACCATGGCCTTGACAGGAAGGCCTTGGCACCAGCCTCttcccagggctctgctctgtgAGGGGAGCTCTGCCAGACCCTGCCCCAGCCAAATTTAGGCCCCGGCTGCCATCCCTGCCCCAGAGAAGCCTTAGCACACCCTGGTCCCAGAGGCAGTGCTTTCCTTCATCACGAATTTAAAGTTAGATGTGAAGTTTTGTGCTGGAACAGTTCAGGCTCAGCCGCACGTTCATGCCTGCTGGAACATTACAGAGTTTGTGAAGCAGAGCACTGGAGCAAATAACGTGCTATGTCTCTAACAGCTGCCTACAGCTTCCCCTCTCGCAGTTGGACATGTGGACCTTCTCATCTGTTCCTGAGAAGGGAGCGATGAGTGGGTTTGGCAACTATCTTCTGGCAAGTCTGGCAACAGCACAACTCTTTGTAGCCATCTTCTGAAAAGTTTGTTCTGCTGGAGGGGTCTGGGAAAGCAAACTGGGGAATTCCTACCAGCTTCTGCTATTCCTCTGCAGTTCTGGGAGGCTTCCCCAGGACTGCCTGTCTGTGGCTGAACCTTACTTGTTTACTACCTGGACTCTAAATTTAATATGCAGCTGCTGTAGTGTAGTAATCTTCAAGCACAATCCTCTTACTGAAAGAAGCCTTACTCAAAACCATCTGATACTATAATTTTGCTActtaattctctctctttttttttagaacCTGTAATAACTACATCagtaagtaatatttttttctccttcttttctgttCACACCAGTTACAGGCATAAGAAAGTCTCTATGTCTGAAAGTTCCACAACAGACTCCGTGAGCATacttagagagagagagagtgtgtgtgtgtacccACAGAGAGGCGctgaatttgaaaaatgaattgatgattcaaatgttctttttgtCAAATGACTTATAACATGGTTTAGAAATGATTTATAGCATGATTCAAATCACTCTTTCAGAAGTAGAGGCAGGCTAATATCTCAGGAACTGGGACCCTAAACAGAGAAGTTCCATCCTTTGACTTAATGAATTCCAAATCCATAAGGAAAGCTTCCAAAGAGAATCAGTGCACCCAGATTTTGTTAAGATGTACCTAGAAGTGATTTCCTCAATACCTGTTTTTGGACATTCTGCGTAAATCACTCCCAAGATTATTCACaatttttgcaaagcaaaataatgaataaatatgtTGAAATATTATTTGCTCAGGTGTGTTGCTTTAGACTTAGTATTTGCTGAAATCATCATATCATTCAGGTTataaaagacctctaagatcatctgaATAGCTGTGGGTTCCTGAGGAACAAAAAGATGTTAATCTGAAATGTGGACTAAAATATTGAGAGGTAAGTAGTGATTTAGATGAACCAATAAACCTAGTGTCAAAATTAAATGGAATAACATTTCCCAAATATAACTTCCTATGTCTCTTATGCATATAGTACTTGAGATGCAAGACTGTAGTCAGAAGTTACTGATTAACCACTTAAGCATAGAGAGTTATGTGAAAGGTTttctggattttattattattataattgttttgctttttctttaggaaTAATTATTTCTCGTTGACCATTTcctatgtttgtttgttttttcctgatctcATTTCACTTATTTGTTGTGGAAGCTTGTTCCCGTTTCAGGGTCTGCTGACCATTTGTGATACTGTAACAAAGGTGTTTTACTTACAAAGATGGCACAGGTCGTTTAATCCTCACAGCCGTCACCTCTCGGTCACTGTCCTCTGGCTCAAGTCTGTCCTCTGCTTCCCCATAGCCACTGTCCTCTGCATCCATGCTGTCATCGTGGCTGTTAAGCAGCAGTTCTTCCTTAGTCCCCACTTTGTCCTCTTGTTCCATCTGCTTCCAGCCCTTGGTCAGCTCTGATACCGTGTTTGAACACTTTCTCCTTATTGTGGGTGATAATTTGGTGCTAAGAATTTTGTCAATAGCATTTGATTCTTCTTTGAGCTTGATCATCTCTGAGCTGCCATTGTTGTTCTCGTATCTGTCACTGAGGAGGCTAACATCACCTCCTCGTTCATAGGCTTTGCTTACAACTGTCTTGGTCACCTCTTTGCTTCTAATGTTGAACTTTTTGAGGGCTTCATCCGAttccctggattttttttcagcatctcttATTGTAGTTGATTCATTTACTGAGgatttttcattgtcttttcctTGGTCCCTCTTGGTGGATGGAATTGGCCATTTTTCAAAGGGTCTTTCTTGCACTGGCTGAGTTGATGAGTCCACTGCACT comes from Aythya fuligula isolate bAytFul2 chromosome 2, bAytFul2.pri, whole genome shotgun sequence and encodes:
- the ABRA gene encoding actin-binding Rho-activating protein; translation: MAADSSMALEKKASTTPAKRAVHKIRTATLVFSLARGWQQWATDHNVKQAQEPSGWVPSAVDSSTQPVQERPFEKWPIPSTKRDQGKDNEKSSVNESTTIRDAEKKSRESDEALKKFNIRSKEVTKTVVSKAYERGGDVSLLSDRYENNNGSSEMIKLKEESNAIDKILSTKLSPTIRRKCSNTVSELTKGWKQMEQEDKVGTKEELLLNSHDDSMDAEDSGYGEAEDRLEPEDSDREVTAVRIKRPVPSFASKLSEERSTKAHRKYSPVNSLKDRWQEWADQHITSQKLNPFSEEFDHDLAMSTRLHKGDEGYGRPKEGTKTAERAKRAEAHIHREIRDLCFIIESMAKPRRDSKIQVTFGELFERYVRISDKVVGILMRARKHGLVDFEGEMLWQGRDDNVIITLLK